In the Telopea speciosissima isolate NSW1024214 ecotype Mountain lineage chromosome 6, Tspe_v1, whole genome shotgun sequence genome, TGAACTACTAAAGCTGGTCCCTTGGTTCCTATTGTTTAGTGTAAAAGACATGTCTTTCTTATTGTTCTTTTTATTCCAATGCAGCTTCTTGTTCTCTGTGGGATTGCTGTATGAGATTAACAAGATTTCGGGGGTGATGTATTCCACAAATGAGGGCAAAACGAACAGGCATTAAGCAAAGAGCTTTGAGTTGAACCACAATAGCTCAtcaatttctatttttggtaGACATCTTATGTGAACCTTGTTGTCTTTCTTAAATGATGTAACTTTCTTATCCTTCAATATATTAGACTCTGTTTTCCATAAGGGGAATTTGAAGATATGCTTGTTGAAGTTTTTTACATAGTTTTCTAAGAGTAATATGAATCCTAGTTGCATGAGTTAGCATGATCTCCAATTCTCTTGTTTTGAAGCCCTCACAGCTTTTGGAACTGAATGCTAGAACACGCAAGGGTTTTGTCAAGCCCAAATCCGTCCCCATACAGATCtttagaacacgattgaatcaaaataaacagGGAAAGCAAAGTGTACCTGGCACCCACGTATGCTGATGAAGAACAGATAAGAACGCCTCCATAAGCAGCATCGATTTGTCAGAGAATGAATGTAATCCGCGATGGGGATCTTTTGCCGTCTCCTAAACTCTCCCAAGCTCCCTTTCTTATGGAAAAAAGAGAATAGTAACTAcagggacccctcatcagtagtatttataatattcaccaaccctaacccacttccacaatgggccaggccagtccggtccatctcaataaaatagtagcagccacgtcagcccttgtatttcttgatccccatcaatgatcgatccgataattaattaagcccacactcgTCGTATTTCGGGAaaatcctaacaatctcccacttgggttagattaattataaggtcatcattatcagatgtggCCATGGGATCCCAATACAATAATAATGCTACTAAACATTGATCCAGTTAGCAAATATATCGATGTCGAGCAATAGCAGAAAATACACCTCAACATATGGCATATCATTTTCTGTCAGTTACAAACAAAGGTTTACCCACTAACATGAATCGCCTTGAGATGATTTTGTACAAGGAATGTCGTACACGTTtgtgatcacataaatatcatcatcattcctTGTGGGTCCTCAAACATATCATGAGCATCGTACGACTCATGGATTACCTTTGAACATCGTCATGATTCATTGATAATCGAACGACTTGATTTatcaccaatcgaacatccATGGCTAGAAATAGCCAAATGACTTAGCTTGTCGCCAATCGAATATCCTTAGACCAAAAGGCCCACCACACATcaatcatatgcatgcatgcaaatgcTATTCATCACAACGAGCAGAAACATCATAATCAAAACGAAATATATATTAAGTCCTCCCACTCAACAAGCATATCAACGTAATAAGAAGGACTCTCAATCTACAAACAGAACAATCATGTAAAGAAGCACTCCCACTGATCAAGAGACTCGAGTAAACTAAATCGATCAAGTTTGAAATAAAGATTCAAACAACACATCTCGGTATAAAGTAATCAAAAATCGTCAAATTATTCGAACCGATTACTTCTTTTGTTCTCAGTCAAGTTGTCATTCCCaagattctttctttcttgtgcatAATTAGATATCAATTCCTTTCAATGGTATAATCTCCGTTTGTTAAGTGCATCAATTTCTTTAACATATTCTTCGTTTAATTCGCTCATTCATTCCTTTCattatttcttgttttatttcagtGCTCGGctttatctttttatattattgaTACATTTTCAATTTATGCTACTGAAGTAGCCTCCATCAAATGGCTCAAGGCCGGTTATACCCTAtaggttataaattatttttaaaacaatCTTTCATCGTTACAATTCTTATTGATGGATTATTCGTTCATTATTCATTATGCACGTTGGTTAACCTTCAGTTACCATAATCATTCACTTATTATTTTATCTATCATAATAAGTTGTTATCGTCATCAACAGCATAATTTCCATCAATATATAGAAACAAAACATCATAACATTAAAAGTTTCTGTATCGCACAAACTAACATGTTCTTTAACCATCGCGTGCCCATTCATCATTTAAACATGCTACATATCATCATAAAATCAGTGGTTCTAAACATTTATCATCAACACATCAGACACATAGTTATATGCAATCAAGATGATAAATATCAATCAACACTACTTCTTTACAATACTGCATTCTTACCCTTTTGGGTCAAAGGTACACATCTTTATCGTACTGTAAATACCGCGAGATAGCAACAACTTTCAAAAATctccctccacctttgggtgatagagAAAATCCTAGGTTATGCACCTTAATAATAATTTATCGCACTGCAATTACTATGAAATGTCGATGACTTTcgaaaattttcctccacctttgggcGGTAAGAAAACCCCTAGGCCACGTATCCTAAATTCTTTGAGTACACTATCTTTGGATGGACACATTGTCTTTCCGTGAAGAGATCAGTAATTTTCAGAAATCCCAGCACCTTTAGGCAACTGGAACCCTTAGACCACTATCCTTCTAATCCATGTGCATATCACCTCGTTAAACTTTGGTAACATCACCTTTGGGCTAATGTCACCTATTCTGCTGCCTTGACAGAACCATAAAAGGATTCAATGGGCCACTTTGGTggattaccattttaccctctcataATTCCTCAACCAGATATGCAGCTATATTTGTGAAAATAAACACATCGATTGTCCATAATGTGTTGTGACATGCACCTTCATCGTCCAAGTGGCAATGGTTAACCCAAAATAGTCCAAATATGCTTAAAGCAAAATAATCGTCCAAAATAGGTCCCTGCAAGTATTAAACGTCCAAAATTAGGTACCAGTGGGTAGGTCTTGAAAATACAAACGAAACAAGATCAATCGGAGCCCAATCAGATGCTCCACTCGCCCATACGTTACTCAAAGGTGACACAATCGTCATTAACAGGTCCcataaattcaataaaatatttgaaCAGGTTACCCAAAACGTCGGGTTTGAAAAATACAAGTAAAATGGGGCATCCTAGAACAGAATCCAATCAACACGGTGTTCCAAAACAAGAATAACAGCTTctgaaataattaaaaatgttcTAAAACAATCGATTATGTTCTCACAACAATTAAAAAACGTAAAAATCACCAAAACCATAGTCTCCGTTTATCCAAGCTATGCCGAATTGCATATCAAAACCAAGAGCACGAAAAAACAGACACACCAGAAAAAACGGtgtctcaaaattcatccaaatgAACCCACACGGTCCATTTGAAGTTTTCAGgtcattttccccttttttttatgttttgaaaaGCAAACCAAACCGGTCCGAATCAAACCCAACCGAATCAAGCGAACCAAACTGGGTAGAGCCTGGTTCACCCAAGCGGGTCACTCGGGTCAGAATCCaagtaaaaaaaattgggtCAACAATAGGGTCTTGGGTCAGGTCATATATCCGGGTCGGGTCAGCTTTGACTGGGTCAAACGTGACCCGCAAGCATCAGGGCTGACGTTAGCATCGCTATGagggaatctttttttttttttctgcaactACTATCGGCACATGGATCTCACTCAAGGCTTCGGCTGGTGAGTGCCGGCGTGTCCAATCACCGGCGGTGACAATCCACACATCGTCGTGATCGTCTCTCCGAGCCCTTCGCACCCATCTAAAATTTTTTGACTTTCGCCAGTGGAAAAATCTGGTAGGGCCAAAATGTGCAGTTTCGCCAAAATCCAGCCAAAAACCATATTTCCACCGTCAAAACTCGATCCAGGTTCTTAATCAATCGATCCTAGGTCCGTATggtcggctctgataccacttgttagaacaCGCAAAGGTTTTGTCAAACCCAAATCCGTCCCCATACAGAtctctagaacacgattgaatcaaaataaactGGGAAAGCAAAGTGTACCTGGCACCCACATATGCTGATGAAGAACAGATAAGAACGCCACTATAAGTAGCATCGATCTGTCAGAGAATGAATGCAAtccgcgatggggatcttctactGTCTCCTAAACTCTCCCAAGCTCCCTTTCttatggagaaaagagaaaagagaatagtaactacagggacccctcatcagtagtatttataatactcaccaaccctaacccacttccacaatggacCAGGCcggtccggtccatctcaataaaatagtaacAGCCACGCAGCCCTTGTgtttcttgatccccatcaatgatcgacccgataattaattaagcccacactcgTCGCATTTCGGGAAAATCCTAACACTGAAGTCATGACTGGTCAATGCAGCCGGAAGCACTTTGGCCATGTTGATAAAGTTATGGACCTTCTACACTAATCACTGACCTATTTGGTTACATACAACCTCCTTTCTCCCTCctaaaagtttttatttttttttcccttggggtgcagggggaagaaagaagggaaaatgaacAGAAAAAGAATAGTAATGCTGTTGGGAAAGATTGAAAGGACCATTCTGTTGTAAAGTATGTTAAACTTAGTaattgtttttggatttttccttttatttgtttCCAATTATGGATTACAATCAATTATAACCTATTGATTaagtatataaataaatatataaaaccAAAATTTATTAGTTTTATTAATCTTTTATTGGATTCGAGTTGGTCTATTTGGTCGGTCTGATTGGTTCAATCGACAcattaaaaccaaaaccaaatcgataTCATTGGTTTATTTTTATTAGAATAGAAACTAGACCAACAAGGAATTCAATCGTTCCAATTTCAGTGTTTTTAGTTCACTTCAGCCAAATTGACAACCCTAGTCATTGTGACATATTAGGGAGTGTGAACTTTGTATAAGACACGGTAATAAATTGTTAGTGTGGTACATTGTTAATTGCTATGAACAAGAGAAATACTGTCATTTATTGACAAAGTCAGAACTTGAAACAAATCATCAAACatccacaaaaaaagaaaataacaccTCTGCATGATGTAGTAGCTCCAAATGAGGAACATAGGGCTGCTAAGGCCCATCAAGTTGGTACTCATCAACCCATATGAAGGAATTTGGGTGATCCTCTTGACATGGGCATAAACAAATTAACCTAACAGAGTATAGTTCTTTGGGATGTAAGCCATCCTTAATAATATCTAGCCCCTTTGCCAAAGTGCAGGGTCGACATCCTCATTTGTATTCTCACTAAAAAGGagtattttattaaaagaaactTGAACAATTACAAAAATCAAATCTTAGGAAGAGGGCCTTTCATCCTTACTgaataaaagaatggaaaaaaccACAAAGCAATGAAGGTACATAATATAGAGCTATACAAAAAACCCACAGAGCATAGCATAACTAAAATCCAATACAAATTGGTAAGTTCTGCAAGCCAGGATTAAATTGTACCAATGCTACGCAGGACAATTGTCTCCACAGTTAGACCTGGTCCAAATCCTAATAGCACACCCCAATCAAACCCTTCTCCAGTTGTGGCTTTTCCTTCCTTAAGAGACTTATTTCTCATCTCATCCAAAATGAACATCACAGTGGGGCTTGACATATTTCTGTATTCGCTCAACACTTTCCTTGATGCCTTCAGTTTCTCCTCCTTCAAACCAAGGGTCGCTTCCATCAGATCCAAAATTGCCGGTCCACCAGGATGAGACACCCAAAAAATGGAGTTCCAATCAATAATACCAATCTTGCTGAATGCTTCCTCCAAGCATTTTCCGATGTTCCCAGAAATAGTTTTGGCTACATCCTTGGATAAGCTGATTGAAAGACCTGTTTGACGCAAGTGACCTTCAACCATATCATCTGAGTCTGGGAGAATCCGAGTACCTGCTGAGAAAAGTTGGAACAGTGGGCGTTCAACTGATGTGTCAGGATCTGCACCAACTATTAAAGCTGCAGCGCCATCTGCGAAGATTGCTTGCCCAAGTAAGGTGTGGAAGTCGGTCTCAGTAGGTCCCTTGAAGCCACTAACTGAGTTTAACTCCGAACAAACAACGAGGACACGAGCATCTCTATTATTCTCAGCAAGGTCTTTGGCAACACGGAGGACACTGCCACCACCGTAGCAGCCTAGATGATACATCATCACACGTTTGACGGTCGGTGAAAGGCCAAGGAGCTTGATGAGTTGGAAGTCGGCACCAGGGGCATCAACACCAGAAATGGTAGTGAATACAATATGGGTGATCTTTGATTTGGGCTGCCCCCATTCATTGATGGCTTTTAAAGCTGCTTCTTTAGCCAACTTAGGAACC is a window encoding:
- the LOC122663605 gene encoding chalcone synthase-like, with the translated sequence MGSVGEIYEAQRSQGPATVLAIGTANPSNCVYQSEFPDFYFRSTKSEHMTELKEKVKRICDRSTIRKRHLYMTEEIMEENPNFYNSTAPTLDARQDIMIVEVPKLAKEAALKAINEWGQPKSKITHIVFTTISGVDAPGADFQLIKLLGLSPTVKRVMMYHLGCYGGGSVLRVAKDLAENNRDARVLVVCSELNSVSGFKGPTETDFHTLLGQAIFADGAAALIVGADPDTSVERPLFQLFSAGTRILPDSDDMVEGHLRQTGLSISLSKDVAKTISGNIGKCLEEAFSKIGIIDWNSIFWVSHPGGPAILDLMEATLGLKEEKLKASRKVLSEYRNMSSPTVMFILDEMRNKSLKEGKATTGEGFDWGVLLGFGPGLTVETIVLRSIGTI